A region of Desulfobacterales bacterium DNA encodes the following proteins:
- a CDS encoding FHA domain-containing protein: protein MAMIVQLHEGVAIKKFKIDKPALTMGRDPQSDIFIDDTVVSSQHAVITVEAPDKSAEEPQYYIEDLKSTNCTFVNGKEIRRQKLAHNDMIRIGWNNFKFVHEDEGDPNQTAKIKKSWIPGVYYTEKEE, encoded by the coding sequence ATGGCAATGATCGTTCAGCTGCACGAAGGTGTGGCCATTAAAAAGTTCAAAATAGATAAACCGGCGCTTACCATGGGGCGTGATCCACAGAGCGATATTTTTATCGACGACACGGTGGTCAGCTCGCAACATGCGGTTATTACTGTTGAAGCACCTGATAAATCCGCTGAAGAGCCTCAGTATTATATCGAAGATTTGAAAAGCACCAATTGTACCTTTGTTAACGGCAAAGAAATCAGGCGTCAAAAGCTGGCCCACAATGATATGATACGGATCGGTTGGAATAATTTTAAGTTTGTGCACGAAGACGAGGGGGATCCAAACCAAACCGCTAAAATAAAAAAGAGCTGGATACCGGGTGTATATTACACCGAAAAAGAAGAATAA
- the recC gene encoding exodeoxyribonuclease V subunit gamma yields the protein MPGANIFTSNKLEVLAAQLAQQLKAPMSDALRPEIIVIQSTGMERWISQQLAQQNGICANIQFPFPNSFLDQIAQQLMPDDELPSPFDPDVLPFEILKVLPDCILSPAFTRLKNYLADDATRLKAMQLASKLADLYDQYLVFRPEMIFGWEQGENPEHAKDHWQAELWRQLQAKQPARHRARQQLDLIKKIKNDPAAFTDLPQRIFMFGISYLPLFHLQTFMALSRVIDINLFVLNPCQEYWGDIVSEKQMRRIRRTYSHSADGVDDLHLEEGNRLLASMGAHGKDFHTMITNFDLHMHETYQDPQCNDLLSCIQSDILNLRARQPANASTDSPVQNVTTASRMPVFAIDPSDTSIQIQCCHSPMREIEVLHDHLLAMFESDPQLLPKDIVVMTPDIETYAPYIQAVFDAQTDEHFSIPFSIADRGARQQGGLTDGFFTILDLKGSRFSVARVMRLLEIPAIRAKFGLQRSDIEIVERWISETRIRWGIDANHRHRLGLPPVSENTWHAGIRKLLLGYAMPGGNQRMFGDILPYDEIEGNEIHSFGKFLDFSDAVFQNTQSLNESKALQAWSLFFRRLLEDFFLPDEDAQSEIRNLRKSIDELSRRQFDVAFHEKLQLEPIQFYLERHLDHLRFGSGFMTGGVTFCAMLPMRSIPFKVICLVGLNSDTFPRDSQPLSFDLIAQVPRPSDRSRRNDDKYLFLESIISARNKLYISYVGQSPQDNSRIPPSVLVSELLDTIEKGFDVPGKKIHDHVLSFHRLQAFAPQYFEKNASLFSYSKENCEAAAFIKQTKETTPLVSRPIPLKASERDEWRNLDIETLCRFFSHPTRFILQQRLGIYLGHPDALADKREDFVLSPLDQFYAGQSMMDTRMAGNDLESARPAQMAMGHFPHGNVGTLVYNEMSRSVEQFASRVEDLLAKPIAGPLEEQIDIGGVNLLYRCPQIYKNGLVHYRYANQRAQDLLRLWIYHLAYNAVAQFDWQCTSIMVFKDSFWQFQPVQKSHQCLTDLIAILKKGLQEPLHLFPSTSLEYVQQQLNGKSEKAAMTFARQKWSGSDYTRGESDDPYIDICFKGTDPLDASFTQVSRAVFGPLLASGQPIKNP from the coding sequence ATGCCCGGTGCCAACATTTTTACGAGCAACAAACTTGAGGTTCTGGCGGCGCAATTGGCCCAACAGTTGAAAGCACCCATGTCTGATGCACTGCGACCTGAAATTATCGTCATTCAGAGCACCGGCATGGAACGCTGGATATCGCAACAACTTGCACAGCAAAATGGTATTTGCGCCAACATCCAGTTTCCTTTTCCCAATTCGTTCCTGGATCAAATCGCCCAACAGCTCATGCCGGACGACGAGCTGCCATCACCCTTTGATCCGGATGTTTTGCCATTTGAAATTTTGAAAGTGCTTCCAGACTGCATTCTTAGCCCGGCCTTTACGCGTTTAAAAAACTATCTAGCGGATGATGCCACCCGCCTCAAGGCAATGCAGCTTGCCAGCAAACTGGCCGATCTTTATGATCAGTATCTGGTGTTTCGACCTGAAATGATCTTTGGCTGGGAGCAGGGCGAAAATCCCGAACATGCCAAGGATCATTGGCAGGCCGAGCTCTGGCGGCAATTGCAGGCAAAACAGCCTGCACGCCACCGCGCCCGTCAGCAGCTTGATTTGATTAAAAAAATTAAAAACGATCCAGCAGCCTTCACCGATCTTCCGCAGCGCATATTTATGTTCGGCATATCCTATCTGCCGCTTTTCCACCTGCAGACATTTATGGCCCTGTCTCGGGTGATTGACATAAACCTTTTTGTGCTCAATCCCTGTCAGGAATACTGGGGCGACATTGTTTCTGAAAAGCAAATGCGACGCATCCGGCGCACTTACTCGCATTCAGCCGATGGGGTTGATGATCTGCACCTGGAAGAGGGCAACCGATTGTTGGCCTCGATGGGAGCGCACGGTAAAGATTTTCATACGATGATCACCAATTTTGATTTACACATGCACGAAACCTATCAGGACCCACAGTGCAATGATCTGCTCAGCTGCATTCAGTCTGACATTTTAAATTTAAGAGCGCGGCAACCGGCTAATGCCAGCACAGACAGTCCCGTCCAAAATGTGACGACAGCATCCCGCATGCCGGTGTTTGCAATTGATCCATCGGATACATCGATACAAATTCAGTGTTGTCACAGTCCGATGCGTGAAATTGAAGTACTGCATGATCATCTGTTGGCGATGTTTGAATCCGACCCCCAATTGCTGCCCAAAGATATCGTAGTCATGACACCTGACATTGAAACATACGCACCTTACATTCAGGCGGTGTTTGATGCCCAGACCGATGAACATTTTTCTATTCCGTTTAGCATTGCCGATCGGGGCGCCCGGCAACAGGGAGGGCTGACTGACGGCTTTTTTACAATTTTGGACCTCAAGGGCTCTCGCTTCAGCGTAGCACGCGTCATGCGCCTGCTGGAAATTCCGGCTATTCGTGCAAAGTTCGGACTTCAGCGCTCTGATATTGAAATTGTCGAGCGCTGGATTAGTGAAACGCGGATTCGTTGGGGAATCGACGCCAACCATCGGCACCGGCTCGGTCTGCCGCCAGTTTCTGAAAATACCTGGCATGCCGGTATTCGGAAGCTGTTGCTGGGCTATGCCATGCCGGGAGGTAACCAGCGGATGTTTGGCGATATCTTGCCTTACGATGAAATTGAGGGAAATGAAATTCATAGCTTCGGAAAATTTTTGGATTTTAGTGATGCCGTTTTTCAAAACACTCAGAGCTTGAATGAATCGAAAGCGCTGCAGGCATGGAGCCTGTTTTTTAGACGGCTACTGGAAGATTTCTTTCTGCCAGATGAAGATGCGCAGTCCGAAATAAGAAATTTACGAAAGAGCATAGATGAACTGAGCCGGCGCCAGTTTGATGTAGCCTTCCATGAAAAACTTCAACTGGAACCCATTCAATTTTACTTGGAGCGGCATTTGGACCACTTGCGATTTGGATCCGGATTCATGACCGGCGGCGTGACCTTCTGCGCCATGCTTCCGATGCGCAGCATTCCATTCAAAGTGATCTGTCTGGTGGGGTTGAATTCGGACACCTTTCCGCGGGATTCTCAACCTCTATCGTTTGACCTGATCGCCCAGGTCCCGAGACCCAGTGACCGATCTCGCAGAAATGACGACAAATATTTATTTCTGGAATCCATCATTTCAGCCCGCAACAAACTTTATATCAGTTATGTGGGACAAAGCCCCCAGGACAACAGCCGCATACCTCCATCGGTTTTGGTCAGTGAACTGCTCGATACGATCGAGAAGGGATTCGATGTGCCAGGAAAAAAAATTCATGATCATGTACTCTCTTTTCATCGTCTGCAAGCTTTTGCACCCCAATATTTTGAAAAAAACGCTTCTCTTTTCAGCTATTCTAAAGAAAACTGCGAAGCGGCAGCTTTTATAAAACAAACCAAAGAAACAACACCGCTGGTCAGCCGACCGATCCCCTTAAAGGCCTCAGAGCGTGACGAATGGCGCAACCTGGATATTGAAACGCTGTGTCGTTTTTTCAGTCATCCGACCCGTTTTATACTTCAGCAACGACTGGGCATTTATCTGGGTCATCCTGACGCCTTGGCAGATAAACGTGAAGATTTTGTCTTAAGTCCTTTAGATCAATTTTACGCCGGCCAGAGCATGATGGATACCCGCATGGCCGGCAATGACCTGGAATCAGCTCGACCGGCCCAAATGGCCATGGGTCATTTTCCGCATGGCAATGTCGGCACTTTGGTATACAATGAAATGAGCAGGTCCGTAGAGCAATTTGCCAGTAGAGTAGAGGATCTGCTGGCAAAACCCATTGCGGGCCCATTGGAAGAACAAATCGATATCGGTGGCGTTAATCTGTTGTACAGGTGTCCTCAAATATATAAGAACGGACTGGTGCATTACCGTTATGCCAACCAGCGGGCGCAGGATCTCCTGCGTCTGTGGATTTACCATCTTGCATATAATGCAGTCGCCCAGTTTGATTGGCAGTGCACCAGCATAATGGTTTTTAAAGATTCATTTTGGCAATTTCAGCCCGTTCAAAAATCGCACCAATGTCTGACTGATTTGATCGCTATCTTAAAAAAAGGCTTGCAAGAACCGCTGCATCTGTTTCCGAGCACGTCTTTGGAATATGTGCAGCAGCAGCTCAACGGCAAGTCAGAAAAAGCAGCAATGACTTTCGCCCGGCAAAAATGGTCTGGCAGTGATTACACCAGAGGCGAATCAGATGACCCCTATATTGATATTTGCTTTAAAGGCACGGATCCGCTGGATGCATCTTTTACACAGGTTTCCAGGGCCGTCTTCGGGCCGTTGCTGGCAAGCGGCCAACCGATAAAGAACCCATGA